The DNA segment acccTGTGCCGCACAACGCAACACGACGTTAACGATCCTTTCCCAGGCGGAGAAGCAGCGGAGAACAGCGAACGAACCTTTCATACAAAACCGATGCCAACGCGAGAGGTTCATTAACTTACTCCTATAAATCTTTGCAAAAATCTCCCCATCTTTCAGCCCCCATTCCGGTCACTCGTCGCAAAACCATCCCTCCCTCCACGAGAGGGCAGTCGCACGTTCACAGCCAATTATATTATTATGTGATCGCGAGCAAGCCGGCTGCTCGGTTCTGGTTCTAGCGTGCCGAAGAGATGCATCAACGCGAAAGCGAATCGTCGGGACCAGCGCGCCCCATGGGCGATCGATGTCTAAACACGGGCTCGGTCAGGTTGTGGTGTCCATCTAAGGCACATTTCGCACATTCGCCACTTACCGCTAACAGCGGTCCGTGTTCGAAGCCACCACAAGCAGCAGAGCAGAGGTTGgtggttttcttttgctccGTTTGGCGAGCGCGAGAGCCCTGCTTGACCACGGGTCGTGTCGGGTCATTGTCGGGCGCGTCGGAGATAGGGGAGCAAAGGGAGGAAGTAAGGGcacgagagagcgagagagacaggGGGGGGAAACACAAGGGAGATATTGAAGATATAATTTACAACCGACGGATGTGGTTCGGGAAGAGgaacataaaaaacacacatagaaGGATGGGACGAAACCTGTCCGGGACGCGCGATAGACGGACGATAGCAATTTGCGGGGATTGGAAAACCGTGCAAAAACCGTGCAAAAAGGATGTGCGGCTGATTATTTTTAATGCCAGCCGTCGAGCGATGGCCGAGCGACGCGCTCTCGCAGCAGGCAGCGTTCTACGCGATGGACGGGATAGAAATTCGTTACTgcgaaggggttttttttttgctgaaatatatattttaatgtACGTGCTAGATTAAACTAGGCAGAACGATCGCTGGGAAACGATTGAAGAATGTCATAAATAGTTAACCACAAGACGCAGTTTACAGGTAGTTTGTGGTGGTGATACTCGACCTCGCCGGAGGAACCAAAATATTAAACGAAATGGCATAAATGGATAAATGGAAATGGTTATGGTACTATAACTAATGTGAAACCATGTTATAAGACGATCGGCGACGTTGAATGTTGACATTTGTACACATAGAACTATCAAGCGTTTTAAGCGTTTGTGACAATATTGCTAGTAGTTGCTTGACACTAGAAGTACTAAGCGCTTTAAGCGTTACAAAATTGCTAGCAGGAGCTTAATACAAAATTGCAATGAGCtcgattatgttttttttttatatatttcaattaatttttacAATCCAAAAACTCTCTCTCAATCTCTTACAGGGTTATctaagtcactttcgaatgtaaacgttgttattcaccgcgtgcaaaatgttattccacatcgatctgacatttcatttccattatcataattttaaatttcttcagcatgattttcaacacgtctcaagctggattgagtttgacagttctttgtgatgtgttgaaaatcatgtgtatgAATTGAAAATTGATTATGATGCAagtacaccatttgacagctgttgaaaaacatcttgtaggcggtgaataatgatgtacacattctaaaataacttggAAACCCCCTGTAACTACATGTAGTACCATAGCTAATGTGCTAATTTATAGGACGATCGCAGacgttacagggttttccaaatcAGCTtccaatgtaaacattgttattcaccgcaagcaaaatattgttccacgtcgatctgacatttcatttccatcataataatttttaatttctacagcatgattttcaacacgtctcaagcgaGATTGAGAGTTTGACAgatctttgtgatgtgttgaaaatctcTTGGATGcgatgaataacaatgtttacattcgaaactgacttggaaaatgCTGCAAGTTTTGAAATTTATATACATAGAACTATCAAGCGTTTTAAGCGTTAGTGACAATATTGTTAGTAGTTGCTTGACATTAGAACTACTAAGCGCTACGATTGAAGCGTTACAATAGCTTAAGCTCTCAAGAGCTTATTGCTCAATTCAAATGAGCTTGATCATTGGTTTATATATTTTagtaattttttaaatataaaaatactcTCTCAATTTCTTTAATACTTCAACAATATTTAGTTGCTATTGATAAATGGTTCATTTAATTTAAGCGTTATGTTTCAAAATACCTAGTCCGTTAGGTTAGTTTCTCCTGAAGTTAAGGTCCCAAAAGTTGGAACTTTTCATCATCTCTTGACTAGATTGTCCCAAAAAGATCTTAATTAAAGAATCTGCAACTGCTTTCGCGTCAAACAGCGTTATCACCGAATGAGTGAGCTCAAAAACGCTTACACTTCATGTCTCGCTGGCAAACGCTCCTGCCTCGCTTGAGGGCACTTTCGTTGAACTTGAACTTGACCTTGACTCCACGAACCGTGTGCAACCATCCCGTTGTACCCATCGCGAGCAAAAGGGccatccctccctccctcaTGTCTTGACGGTTTGCGCACTGCGCAATTGTATCGCGATGTGCGCACCACACATCTGGCGCGGCTGCCCAGCCCAGGGGTAGCTTCTGTGGTGAAGAATCTCTTCCCAACGAGAGACGCGGGGTGTAAGTGTGTCTGGAGGGGCCGGACCGAAGATGGGTTGAAACTGCGCGAAGAATCAATTTATTGGCCCGATCGCTGGTGCGCTCTTGGTCTTCCTGTGCCCGCCACCAGCCAGTTAATGGGCAGTTTTGTGTGACCGTAGATGGaaagcaggcaggcaggcaggcaggcaggcagacagAGAAGAAAATTGGCCCGTGTGTCGTGCTGCCGCTGTGCGGAGCCGTGAGGGCATTTGCCCCTGTATCCCGAGCGGTGTAGAGTGACTTGTCCACAGCAACATGGTAAGACCGACGAACCCCAATGCAATGGGAGTGCAATTATTTGCCGTTCCGTTTTAGTGCCGTAATTTCTAAGATCGTGCGCTGGATAAATTAGATTCGTGGTACGCAagaaccaccaccatcacgcgTGTGTTCTGCGCACGAAGCAGAAAAAACGAGATGCTACATTTAAGAAATAAAGACTGATATAAAGATGAaggcttttttttacaaatttttatacattttattactttttttgtgcttacatatttttttgtttgccgtcAACCATCCACAGTTGTGTGGACGGTGTTCCTGCCTGTGCGCGTGCACATTGTTGCAACGCGCATCGTGGCAACCCCTCTCttgctatctctctctctatgctATCTCCTGCTGTGTTATGCAATCTTAGCATGCCCTGAAACAATCCGGTCGCCATTCTACGCCTTCTTCTCTTTGCCATTCCTCTTTCGCAGAGCCCATGATCCTGCCGACATGATCGTGTTTTTCGCTCGTTCTGTttcttctgtgtgtttttttttttgtttgttttaacctGTTGCTTCTTATCTCCCCTTTTTCCTTCTACCGCTCACAGAATCACAATGcaataaattaagaaaaataaaaataaaaaaccgaAAGAAAAACTGCCGCCCAACCGGGGATCCACCCCCTGGCCGCCGTGTCGGGACCGACTGCCGACGGTGCGTGTGcgtttaaataaataagttaGGAAATGTGTCTCTCACCCCCTTCTCGcccactctcactctctctctctctctctctcttacatCGCGCCTTGCTGTCTGTGTCGGTCCGCACCCTGCCGGTTTGGCCGCGGATGGCGTTTTTTGCAGTTTTCTTCGAACGGCGTTCTTATGctgttttgttgcattttaaaatggaaaaaaagaaaagtctTAAAAAgggaagcgacgaacccctaCTCAGGGGACGGGGTGCAATGCAAGTAGTTACATTCcttagaaaaagaaaggaatcAACACTTGACGCGCCCACTTGTGCACTGTGcatctctccctccctctccctctaGCGTTTTTTGCGTGTCTGTATatggcttttgtgtgtgtgcgtgagtgttgtgttgtgtttgtggctTAAGCGGCTGGCGTGTCCTGGGGCGTATCGGCGGGTGCGTTGGCCGTACCCTCGGACTGGGTGGCCGGGGCAGCCGTGCTTGGTCGGAAGAAGTTCTGCACGCCCTGCACGATGTTCTGGATCGggttcggctgctgctgctgctgctccgagtTGGTCGCCGGTCGGTTGAACACCGAGCCGACCGCGTTCTGCACCTGCTGGATGATGTTGGGACGGGTGGTCGACTCCGCCTCCGCGTTGGCGTTGGCCGCGTTCGGGTTGAAGAAGTTCTGCACGTTCTGGGCGAGCTGCTGGACCAGATTGGGAGCGCCAGTCGTGGGGGCCGGGGCCGACTCATCCTGGGCCACCTCGGCACCGTTCTCGGCGGCAGGGGCAGCGGCGGGCGTGTTGGACGGGCGGTTCAGCACCTGGCCGAGCGGGGTCGCCTGGATGAAGCCCTGCACCGGCTGGATGATCTGCTGCAGCAGGTTGGGGCGGGTGGTCGAGCTGCCGCCGGTCTCCTGGCGCACCTCGTTACCGCGCAGCGCCTGGTGCGGCTCCGCCTCCACCTCCTTCACCGGCACGAGATCCTCAGCGATCGGGACGGACTTGACGACGCCGGCCGGCTCCTCCACCGCAACCGGAGCTTCCTGCTTCTCCACGTTCTCCACCACTTCCGGCACGACGACGGCCTTGACGGCGGGCGCAACGGCGGCTTCCGGCTCGGCGACGGCAGCAACCTGCTCCTTCTTGGCCTCCTCCACCACGACCGCGACCGGCTCGTTTACAGTCTCAACGGGGGCAGCCTGGCGGAGCGACTCAACCGGAGCGACGACCTTCTCCTCGACGGCTTCCACAACCTTTTCCTCGGCGGCAACGGCAACCACATCGACAGCGGCGGGCTCTTCCACCGGGACGACCGGGGCGACCGAACGGAGCGACTCAACCGGAGCGACAACCTTCTCCTCCACCGGCTCGACCACAGCAACAACCTCGGGGACGACCTTCTCGACCGCCTCGGCAACCTCCGGAACGGCAACGGTGCGCAGCGACTCGACCGGGGCCACTTCCTGCTCGACGGCGGCCACTGCCGGCTTCTCCTCAGCGACGACGACCTCCGGGACGACCTTAACCGACTCTTCGACCGCAACGACGGGCAGGACGGACTTGAGCTGCGGCACCACCTGTTCCACGGCCACCTGCTTCTCGGCCACCTCAGCGATCGGGACCACCACAGCGACCGGCTCGGCCACCTCAACCACCGGCTCGACCGACTTGAGCGACTCAACCGGGGCCACTTCCGTTTCCTTCACCGCCGCTGGCTCCTCAACGGCAACCACCTTCTCCTCGGCCTTGTCCAGGATCACCTCAGCAACGGTCTTGACGGCGGGCACAGCGGGGACCTCCACCTCGggcttcttctcctcctcaGCGACAACGACCGCGACGGGCTCGGCCACCTCCGCCACCGGAGCGACACTGCGCAGCGACTCAACCGGCTCGACGACCTGCACCGACTCCTCGACCGGTGCGGCAGCGTTCTCCACCACCGCAACGACGGGCTCGGCCACCTCCGGCACGGTTTCAACGGTGCGCAGCGACTCCACGGCCGCCGGTTCCTGCTCGGCGACCGCCGGAGCGGCCTCCTCGACGGCGAGCTttgcctgctgctgttcggCGGCCACCACGGCCTCCTCGACGGCCTGCACGACCGCAGCCTCCGGGACGGCAGCATCAGCGACGGCATCGGCAACAACGGCCACCGGTTCGGCCACGTCGGCCACCGGTTCGGCCAGCCGCTCGGACTCGACCGGCTCGACCGTCTTCTCTACCGGAGCGGCGGCGGCTTCCTCCTCAACTGCGACCGGAATCTCCGCCCGCTTCAGCTCGGCCGGCTCGGCCACCTTCACGTCCTCGGCCTGCGGGACCACTGCGACCTGCTCGGCCGCCTGCTCATTCTCGCGGCCGACGCGCGTCAACGAAGCACTTAGCACACCGCCGACGGCACAGGCCAGCGCACAGATCAGCAATAGCTGTCGCATTGTCTGTCCTTCCGCTTGATCGATGCTCTCTGCTGGGTTTACCGCAAAAACCCCGCAACAAACTTCACTTCAAGGtatactactacacacacaatACAACCGAATGTCAcacaaacgttttttttttgtcgctttaGTCGCCCTTTTGGGAAGGAAGAATTTTGTGAGGCGGATGCGGTGATGCTGCTCTGCTACTAAATGGGAAAAAAAACCGGGGGACGACGATCGGCCGATCTGCACCGGGCCAATTAATGTATCCGACTGAATGTAAAATGAGAAAGAAGCTCGGTTTTATACGAGCCGCTCGGCGCTCGACGGTCAGCTCGGTCCCGGCCCGACCGACGATGGCCGACGACGGGACGGGGGCCGGGCCGCGGCGACCGGACGGGCTGCGGTGCTGGTGCGAAGGGAAAGTGGGCACGCATTGTGCCCGGGCAGGCGCCCGCACGCAGCCGATGACCCGTTAGCTGTCTTCTCttttccctgtgtgtgtgtgtgtgtgctttttttgtgtttccttcATCCCTACCTTGCTTCTTTCTCTGTTTGCTTGCACTGGGATCGACCGGGTTCGTGTCTTGTGTTGCCACAGCTCTTCGTCCACTTCGTACTGTCTTCTGTCGTCTTATGCTTATCGTTCCATCCTCTTTGCACTCTCCCTTGCGGGTGGAGGGAAGAAGGAGGAGGGTTTTGCTTTCGGTGCTGGCGCACGAGAGCTTCCGCTCGTACGGTTTCGGTTTTGTTCCTTTCCTTGAGCTTTTTCCCTTATCGTGCATCCCTTCCGACCGGGTCGAGCAAACGCATTATGCGCCGCGGGTGAAAGAACGAACGAGAAAGTATGTACTgtatgggggaggggggggggaagggtgtGGAATTGTCTGGTTTGGGGGGTGGGGGAGACAGTTCGCGATGAATCGCGTCAGGATCGCAGAAAGAACGAGCTTTTGCAAACGAACGAGAACACTACCACCAACCGGAAAACCGGGGGTGGGTGAGGGCAGGGAGGTTCTCCTGTTGGAGCTTGTTTCGGAGAGTGATTTTGTTGTCGACCGGTGTCTTGTTTTCCTCCCCTCCTGCTCGGGGAAGGGCAAGGTGGACGGGgacacaagcacacaatcATAAATTAGCAATTGGAAATGCTTACTGCGGGCGTGGAAAATCTTGTTCGATGCATCTCGTTACATGCCGCGCATGCTGTACAGGGCACAGGGCTAGGGTCAGAACGATCTTGGCACCacaggggtgtgtgtgtgtgtatgtgcgtgtacGTATGCTGTGTGGCCAAGTGTGAATGCATCGATTGATCATTAAGGGGAACGGGGAACGTGGCGGAGGCCGAGGCCGAGGAGTTGTGCAAACAGCAGCGAGTTAGTGTGATCGGATAGGCTGATTCTGTGATATAGTGGAGTCGATTGAGTCGAATTATTTTACAAAGAATGGAGCAATTCTAATAAAAAAGCACATCTGCAAGCCATCCTGAAGCTCTTTGTTAGGTACGTGCGTTTGCTTAGCAGCGTAAGCGTTGAGAAGAAGGTTTCtttgaaaggaaaataaaggTTATTCTTATCACTATCGTTTTAAAGTCCGAAGTAGAAAGGTTCGCTTTATTTACGTTCAAAACAGTTAGCCAACTAAGATGGTTACATAGTGGAATGGATATATGCTTGGTTTAATGCAACACAGTTCGCGAGATCAAATCTCATCTGGATCCTCTTGAAAATCTGTGGTAAAAAACTTTTCTTAATAATATTTTCCATTAAGCACAACATCTGGATACTCTGGAATGAGCTGCTTTCATGCCATTAAACGAACGGTCACAACCaagagacaaaaatttaagGTGGATAACATACATACGTTACCTTACAGATTGATGATTCATGCATGTTTTAAGATTTGTGATTATCAACCTCGAAACTCCTCGAAACCGGCATGATCGCATagcattttacattttacgcATTTTACAGCGATGCAGGGGCAgtttcattgaatcatttcaaagatttatTCTGATTCATTGAATCAGAATCAGATACATCCGACTATTCCGTCAGTTCTCAATAGCTCTTTAGTTCTCAATTCTTAAGTTCTCAATTAACAAATGTTGATCTCTTTAGTTctcaaacaaatcaatattTGTTAATTGCATCCAGTACTCTATTCTTGTTAAAGCTTCAAATGaatagttaattattttaaagataTCCTAATTTCTATCGTTTATATCATTAGGctaatgttttccttttttcactGTAATTCATACCTTTTTGTAGCACACAAGGCAACATACATACCTTCGTATACTTAGCATGTCATAGTAAATTCACCATGGAGCCATGGAGAAACAATGACCGGGCATTTTCCTAAAACTCGTTCAACCCGCAATAATCCACCAAGTgcagagacacacacagcttTTTGCTTTCCATTGTAAAAGAGTAACAGCACCAAGGCGGAGACTAATTTGCGCACTCAAAGAGCATAGAGCAGCATCGCTTTCCTTCGCAACCCATCCCGCTTAAACGAGCAAAACCGCATCCGCAGGCCAGGCATTAGAAAGAgcaaataaagcaataaaCGACACCCTGAACCGACCGCCGTCCCATTTCTCTTGCcgccacacagacacacacattctaCAATTACAACCGGGCGAAATGCTAATGTCAAGTGCCAAAATCCCTGCGCCGGTCTGTGGCCCGTTTTGTGCTGTGCTGCTCACAACCCGTCGTCACAGCATCCCTTCGCACCGTGAGACAGGTTCGTGGGCCCGCGCTGACCAAGCCATATCAATCAACATTTACGAGGGCATATCAGGGCacggtgggtttttttttttcgcgctGGTGTGTTGTTTCGTGTTTTATTCATCCCGTacggttgttgtttgtttggttggcATGCGATTTTTGTGCGGTAACGGTGGCATTTGTAAAGTCCTACGCCCCTCCGTGCACGGGGATAGGAGAACCGTCTCTCACTTCCTGCTGTCAAAAGAATGGTTGTTGTTTCTAAGGGGGCATCCTGGGGCAGTCAGAAGCGGGTGGCAGTAGAACGAACTGGACTGGAAGTTAAACGCAGGCCAAACTAAGTCGCGCTTGGACCGGCTTGCTCCGATCTGCCGTTATATTGCCGTTGCCACTTTCTTGCTCGATCTTGCGAGAAGATCGTCGCTCGTCGCCGCAGCCAAATTAGTTCAACACTCCCGGGGCTGCTGGGACAGTgacagtgtgtatgtgtgtgtgtgtgtgtgcttgtttgtgtgGTAAAAACCCGGGGCGCCCTGTGACCGTGGCCCTGCGTTATTGGCTTCGGAATAAATTACTCCACCACCGTGGCTGCTATCCCCTCATTGCCAAGTCCGCTCGATGAAGCTGGGACCGTGTGCTGGAAGGTTAACGGGACTTCATGATCAATAAAATTTCTCTCCCGCTCGCCCCTTGGAGCAGCCCCTTGGGGGGGGGCAACAGTGTAGAGGGAAGGAAAACAGCCAAGCCACACACTTTATGGCAATGAGTTCTGGTGGGCGatgtcccttttttttttgttgttttgtttgattctcCGCCAGCCCGGCGGCAGCATGGCGAGTGCTATTTTTAGGCTCTACGACCCTAGGCCTAGATCGGCGGATATATCACCTTACATCGGCGGTTGGGTCAGTGGCCTATTAAGCCCTTAATAGTGGACTGCAATCTTCACCCGGCCCGGAGGGAtggaatttttcaaaacataatACTATCGTTCGTCTTAAAAGCTTCGCTTTAcgtcccgtttttttttttgtttttcttcttcttcatccaCAAATGCACCATTCTGCCGCTGCCATTAGCAGGGGAAGGGACCGAAAACGGGCGATTAGAAGATTAGAACGACACACAATGGTCCAAACTTCtcgaagaatgaaaaaaaactgaccTGAAAGAAAGAACTGTTACGCCCGTTAAGCGACAAACGCAGCAAACCGCTCTCGTGACGATAAAACATAAACCCTCCCTCGTTAATGGAGCCATTTGCTGGAGCCGAACCGATTTGACTGATCTTGTGGTGACATTCCACACGCTTGTCCCGGCCCATCACGCACTCATTAGAATCGGTGCTCCGTACCAATCCGATGGCTTCCTCGCTCGCTACGGGACGCTGACCCGATcaaaacccacccaccccaTCCCAGGGCCGCCCAGTGGGGTGGTACTTCTGGCCGAGAATGTGCATTCGCCGCGAGCACGGTGaagataaaatgtttttatttttatcgccAGCGCTTCGCGCACTGCTTTCTTTCACTCACTGAAGCTGCTCGAGAAGGTTAATTTATTCTCCTGAGGGGCAACGGGTGCGGGGGTGGTAGGAGGAAGGCAGAAGGTTTTGCTGCAGTAAAAACAGGTTCAGCCCGCCCGTGTGTCCGTGTGgccctttttctttccattgcCCTAACTCGAAGCCTTCTAGCGGTGTGAGACGCCGAGAAGCTTCCGAAGAAGCCACCGATCTTTAGGGAGGCGTGTGGGTCCCGGGTCCCGGATCGCATGCATGTTATTATGCAATTTGAGTGTGTGTACACTGTGTGTGCAAAGAGTGGTCCCGAGCGGTGCAAGAGCCGCACGATGATGCGGCAGGTTTTCTGCTGGACTGCTTCTTGCTGGACGCCAGCATTGCCCCGCGCGCGAGAGCTCTTATTATCGTCCGtttttattgctattttcaTTGCAATTGTGAGTGAGTGCATTTGGTATACGCGTGCGAGTGTTCATCTTCCCCCGCCGCTACACTGGATGCACCATTCTGGACAGAAGCATTTTCTCCGCACCGTGCGCTTTTACTCCTTTGACAGGTTGCTTTCGATCATATGCTGCTCCAGAGGGGGACGGGGAGGAAAGCGCACGAGCAACGAAAAGAGAATCCTGTTCCGCGAGTACACTGTCGTGCTAAAAATAATGCCACAGCGTTTGAATGGTGCCACTTATGGCAGCACTGATGGCGCTTGATGATAAGGCGAGAAATGGGCCCGGACCGCCATCAcgtccatcatcatcatgctcatcgtcatcagcgttgacgtcgtcgtcgtcgtcgtgatCGTTCTGGTCGTCCCGCAAGGGAGAGAGGAATTAATAGCATCTACATCTTCAGCGTTTAATTCGTTCCACCGCGCGCAGTAAGCATGAAAAACACGGGCAGAAAATAAtaactttaaaaataaatcacctCACTTAAGCGTCCGCCGGCTTGCGAGCAACACTTTTTGGCtcgaaagacttcaacgccacggcaggcgacgaaccccccTGGGCCCAGGGTTGACCGTTTGACAAATGGCGCCAATGCGGCGACGGGGATGATGGCTGTGCAGAAAACAAGAATTCACTGTCAGCGTCGCAAGAGTAGACCGCTGGAATTTCGctcaccaaaacaaaactgtgctGGCGACTGCATGTGACGGGTGAAATTAGCTTCACCGTGTGGCGCGCAGTTCCGAGTCACCGTGCTGGTGTTGTTGGAAGACTTTTTTTCGCGCGTCACAACGTCATATACATCGATCATAAACAGCCAAACAGGGTCAACTGATGTGTGGCTAATCCCGATTCCCCTGAAACCGGAGGGACGGACCGCTATGGTGTGCCGTAAACAACCACAATTTCTAACCGCCTTCCGCTTCCCCGGCAGGGCCCGGCACACCGAGCAGGAGGCCGGTCAAAGCAATGGGGAGGAAAAAGTTGACGGATGATGGCTTTCGAGGCTCGGACTGATCAAGCTGTCAAGCTCTCGGAGCTCAATGGACCGATCCGGTTGGGAGCGATGGGGAAGTTTTACTATCGACTGAAGCCTTAACCTGGGACCTTAACGAAACattcttgttttgcttcccCAAGCTGCTCcggggttttgtgtgtatttttttttcgatggcCCTTTTTGGTGGTCAGATACGAACACAGTTCAGggggagttgtttttttttttgtttttgtttcagacGGTCGATCAAAATCTAGGTCAAATTGCGGCCAAATCTCGACATACACGCGGACCCCCTGCTGCCCCGTTGTAAAACCATAAAAGGAAAGTGTGATTGTGCTGCTGTGAGCCGCGAAATTCGGCGACCCGAGCGAAAGCAAACTGTTCCGGAATCACggtataaaataaatatcttCTTGCTCGCTGTCGTTTCGCGTAGggttgttgcctttttttcatGCTGTCCAATATTTGCACCCATTTGCCAACGGGGCTTTCCGTATGCTGAGACACCGGATGTTGCTTTCTGGTTTGCGCTCGTACCGATAGTGTTTACGTACCTAGTTAACACACTGCTTACAAGTGAGGTAAGTAGGGAGCAGCATCGTGAGGGTATGATAGGAGGCAAAGTCTGGGCAATGATGAGTGTGTCGCACTTTGGTCAGACACGCCGGAAGGCAGTGCTCTGCGGCCAAAAACTGCAACATGGAACGAGTAACTGCAGTGCTCTGTACTTACGACCTTGGCATTGACACGGGCAAGCGTCCATCGTTCATATCGTTCCACCGTGTGGAAGGTTCGAGAACCCTTCGGTGGGTAGGATCGCTATCATTTCGCGATATTTTCTTCGCCTCTTTTCACTTGtatcatttgtgtgtgttttctatGCCTTGTACAAATTGTTTCGTAGAATGTTATGATTAATGATTTCTTTCGTAAGATAATTCTTTACATGAATTTGATTCAAATATGCATGTGGTaaattgttgtgtttttttgctctctgttCATCAATACTGCAGAACAAGGAGCAAGAAGTTCAGAGAGGAGTTTGTTTATCAATACTGTAGTGTGTAcgatgagatttttgtgaaataatTCTTACACGATTCTTCTACCAGCGCAACGTTACTCATGTGGGATGATTATAAAGCGCTAGGTATTCAAAATCGGACACTCTTCAGCAGTCCCTTGTACAATTTTCAta comes from the Anopheles coluzzii chromosome 2, AcolN3, whole genome shotgun sequence genome and includes:
- the LOC120951107 gene encoding probable serine/threonine-protein kinase kinX, translated to MRQLLLICALACAVGGVLSASLTRVGRENEQAAEQVAVVPQAEDVKVAEPAELKRAEIPVAVEEEAAAAPVEKTVEPVESERLAEPVADVAEPVAVVADAVADAAVPEAAVVQAVEEAVVAAEQQQAKLAVEEAAPAVAEQEPAAVESLRTVETVPEVAEPVVAVVENAAAPVEESVQVVEPVESLRSVAPVAEVAEPVAVVVAEEEKKPEVEVPAVPAVKTVAEVILDKAEEKVVAVEEPAAVKETEVAPVESLKSVEPVVEVAEPVAVVVPIAEVAEKQVAVEQVVPQLKSVLPVVAVEESVKVVPEVVVAEEKPAVAAVEQEVAPVESLRTVAVPEVAEAVEKVVPEVVAVVEPVEEKVVAPVESLRSVAPVVPVEEPAAVDVVAVAAEEKVVEAVEEKVVAPVESLRQAAPVETVNEPVAVVVEEAKKEQVAAVAEPEAAVAPAVKAVVVPEVVENVEKQEAPVAVEEPAGVVKSVPIAEDLVPVKEVEAEPHQALRGNEVRQETGGSSTTRPNLLQQIIQPVQGFIQATPLGQVLNRPSNTPAAAPAAENGAEVAQDESAPAPTTGAPNLVQQLAQNVQNFFNPNAANANAEAESTTRPNIIQQVQNAVGSVFNRPATNSEQQQQQPNPIQNIVQGVQNFFRPSTAAPATQSEGTANAPADTPQDTPAA